A window of Paracholeplasma manati genomic DNA:
TAGCGGTAGACCGGGTAGGGTTCAGTGCCTATGTCACTGAAAAAATCAAACAACACCCAAACATTGAAGTCATCCATGAAGAGGTTTTAGACATCGATATCGATGACTATACCATCATCGCTTCAGGACCACTTACCTCGGATGTGTTATCTTCAAAAATCCAACAACTGTTTGATGCGAAACAACTCCATTTCTTTGATGCTGTTGCACCAATCATCGATGGCGAAACCATCAACTATGACATTGCTTATTTGAAATCCAGATACGATAAAGGTGAAGCAGCGTACATCAACTGTCCGATGACCAAAGAACAATACGATCACTTCTATGATGAACTCATGGGTGCGGAACGTGCGACTTTAAAAGATTTTGAAGTCAATGTTTTTGAGGGTTGTATGCCCGTTGAAATCATGGCTTCAAGAGGTAGAGAAACCCTCTTGTTTGGACCACTCAAACCGGTCGGATTAGAACACAACAATAACCGTCCCTACGCGGTTGTTCAACTGAGACAAGACGATGCAGCCCATACCTTATTCAATATCGTTGGGTTCCAAACCAACCTCAAATGGGGCGAACAAAAACGCATCATCCGTTTGATTCCAGGGTTAGAAAATGCAGATATCGTGCGATATGGTGTCATGCATCAAAATACCTATTTGGAATCACCCAATATTTTAAATGGTTGTTATCAATCCAAACAATACCCAAAACTATTTGTCGCAGGACAAATCTCAGGGGTAGAAGGTTATATCGAATCAGCAGCCTCAGGTTTATCCGCAGCATATCACATGAGTCAACTGCTTAAAGGTAGAGACATCAAACCATTCCCGCCAACCACGATGATTGGTGCGATGGCGTATTATGTATCTACACCGAATAAGAGTTTTAATCCGATCAACGCGAATTTAGGTATTTTACCAGCATTAGAAAAACACAAAAAGGCAGACCGTAAACGCCTATATGCAGAACGTGCGAAACAAGCACTTGCGGATTTTCTAAAGGAGTCATAACATGACCAATGAAGTGGCGATTCAGACATTTAAAGAC
This region includes:
- the trmFO gene encoding methylenetetrahydrofolate--tRNA-(uracil(54)-C(5))-methyltransferase (FADH(2)-oxidizing) TrmFO, producing MIKIIGAGLAGSEAAWYLANQGYKVKLYEMRPVKMTPAHQTSNFAELVCSNSLRSNDPHNAVGMLKNEMMTIGSLIMEAAYQKEVPAGSSLAVDRVGFSAYVTEKIKQHPNIEVIHEEVLDIDIDDYTIIASGPLTSDVLSSKIQQLFDAKQLHFFDAVAPIIDGETINYDIAYLKSRYDKGEAAYINCPMTKEQYDHFYDELMGAERATLKDFEVNVFEGCMPVEIMASRGRETLLFGPLKPVGLEHNNNRPYAVVQLRQDDAAHTLFNIVGFQTNLKWGEQKRIIRLIPGLENADIVRYGVMHQNTYLESPNILNGCYQSKQYPKLFVAGQISGVEGYIESAASGLSAAYHMSQLLKGRDIKPFPPTTMIGAMAYYVSTPNKSFNPINANLGILPALEKHKKADRKRLYAERAKQALADFLKES